In the genome of Hymenobacter taeanensis, one region contains:
- a CDS encoding PA14 domain-containing protein produces MQKLLFCSILSLSFFGVSSAASAQGLGTGLTALYFNNGTLAGAPVLKRLDPVVEFRWNSGSPAQEVSKDDFSVRWEGLLAVPATGSYKFAVATNEGVRLWVNGKKVIDTWNGKGSVRLDGNTVSLAAGEKTPIKLEYFDEEGDASVILQWMPPGQALQTIPAGDLYPVGSPTTPDPAEAVQAALAAKAAAAQAAHPLAAKNPAPAAPVVATAPATAAPTQTPAAKATPTKTVKSKPVAATTPKESAPKPAAKPTETVAKTPAAQAAATATAIAPGALAGGVFTLKSRATDTPLEVVDDSHPFRGVPTTAQKRNSPPQWRIESAGEGFYRLLVQGSPKVLEVLGSSTSNGTPMSLWSFYSGNNQLWQIEEVGDGYYKLIAKHSRKALTAKDSVNGGIQQWRYKGEPTQQWKIEPAVVEVPKTVLAASKIPGVGANNMSVYPNPSNGVVQMNYTLAETMPLGWVVYDQRGIVVRVSDYRKQAPGQHNQSLDFTSLPAGDYNLHLTVGTVTTSQPLQIRRPKAEPTEVQTAAQ; encoded by the coding sequence GTGCAAAAACTACTGTTCTGTTCTATTCTGAGCTTAAGCTTCTTTGGGGTGTCATCGGCTGCTTCGGCGCAAGGTCTTGGTACCGGACTTACGGCCCTGTACTTTAACAATGGTACGTTGGCAGGGGCGCCCGTTCTGAAGCGCCTTGACCCAGTAGTTGAGTTCCGCTGGAACAGCGGTTCCCCGGCTCAAGAAGTGTCTAAAGATGATTTTTCAGTGCGCTGGGAAGGGCTATTGGCGGTGCCTGCTACAGGCAGCTACAAGTTTGCGGTAGCTACCAACGAAGGAGTACGGCTGTGGGTGAATGGTAAAAAGGTTATTGATACCTGGAATGGCAAGGGCTCAGTGCGTTTAGATGGCAACACAGTGAGCTTGGCTGCCGGCGAGAAAACCCCTATCAAGCTGGAGTATTTTGATGAGGAAGGTGATGCCAGCGTGATTCTCCAGTGGATGCCGCCCGGACAAGCCCTGCAAACTATACCGGCCGGCGACCTATACCCTGTGGGTTCACCTACTACGCCTGATCCGGCGGAAGCGGTGCAAGCAGCCTTGGCCGCGAAGGCGGCCGCAGCCCAGGCAGCGCACCCATTGGCAGCTAAAAACCCAGCCCCGGCCGCTCCTGTAGTTGCCACAGCGCCGGCTACAGCGGCACCTACCCAGACGCCTGCAGCTAAAGCTACACCCACTAAGACAGTAAAATCAAAACCTGTTGCCGCTACCACCCCTAAAGAAAGTGCGCCTAAGCCAGCTGCTAAACCCACGGAGACGGTTGCTAAAACTCCCGCTGCACAGGCTGCTGCTACCGCAACGGCAATAGCGCCAGGTGCCCTGGCTGGCGGCGTATTTACGCTTAAGTCAAGAGCAACTGATACGCCCCTTGAGGTGGTAGACGACAGCCACCCGTTCCGGGGTGTGCCCACCACAGCGCAAAAGCGTAACTCACCTCCACAGTGGAGAATTGAAAGCGCCGGGGAAGGCTTTTATCGCCTCTTGGTGCAAGGCAGCCCCAAAGTGCTGGAAGTGCTGGGCAGCTCCACCTCTAACGGAACTCCCATGAGCCTGTGGAGCTTCTATAGCGGCAACAACCAGCTATGGCAGATTGAAGAAGTAGGCGACGGATACTATAAGCTAATAGCCAAGCACAGCCGCAAGGCTCTGACGGCCAAAGACTCCGTAAACGGTGGCATTCAGCAGTGGCGCTACAAAGGCGAGCCAACCCAGCAGTGGAAGATAGAGCCTGCCGTTGTGGAAGTGCCCAAAACAGTATTAGCCGCCAGCAAAATTCCGGGCGTTGGGGCCAACAACATGAGCGTGTACCCGAACCCATCTAACGGAGTGGTACAGATGAACTACACCCTGGCCGAAACTATGCCGTTAGGGTGGGTAGTGTACGATCAGCGGGGCATTGTGGTGCGCGTGTCAGACTACCGTAAGCAGGCACCGGGCCAGCACAACCAGTCGCTCGACTTTACCAGCCTGCCCGCCGGCGACTATAACCTGCAC
- a CDS encoding alpha/beta hydrolase: MRTFFFRILPGCLFLALLLGLANEYAVARPSRRTQDIAYVPTSDPQFNAERHLLDVYAPKQKTAFLRPVVVFIHGGSWNSGNKNFYSFIGRRLAKQGVVAVVINYRLAPQVEVPAMADDCARAVAWVAQHSAEYGGDPQRLYVMGHSAGGGLAALLTADNALMARWGMPVNPIRGAILDDPAGLDMYDYLRKMQYPGDEEYLVPFGRDPAVWRTVSPMYYLTPGTPPFLLYVGSETYPSIRNSSEKFQQKLTALGHPAAMKVLPGKKHVPMVLQLYWQHNIIYQDLLQFVGSNAQPHAAQ, translated from the coding sequence ATGCGCACTTTTTTCTTCAGAATATTACCCGGCTGTCTCTTTCTGGCGTTGCTGTTAGGCCTTGCTAATGAGTACGCCGTAGCGCGACCCAGCCGGCGCACTCAGGATATAGCCTACGTCCCTACCTCTGACCCGCAGTTTAACGCAGAGCGCCACCTGCTTGATGTGTATGCGCCCAAACAAAAAACGGCGTTTCTGCGGCCCGTGGTGGTGTTTATTCATGGCGGCAGCTGGAACAGTGGCAACAAAAACTTCTACTCGTTTATTGGCCGCCGTCTGGCTAAGCAGGGGGTAGTAGCGGTAGTTATCAACTACCGACTTGCTCCGCAGGTAGAGGTGCCGGCCATGGCCGATGACTGCGCCCGGGCCGTGGCCTGGGTTGCCCAGCACAGCGCAGAGTATGGCGGCGACCCGCAACGGCTGTACGTAATGGGGCACTCCGCCGGAGGTGGCCTAGCAGCCTTGCTCACGGCCGATAACGCCCTGATGGCCCGATGGGGAATGCCGGTTAACCCCATTCGAGGAGCAATTCTGGATGACCCCGCCGGCCTGGATATGTACGACTACCTGCGGAAGATGCAGTACCCCGGCGACGAAGAGTACCTCGTGCCTTTCGGCAGAGACCCGGCCGTGTGGCGGACAGTATCTCCCATGTATTATTTAACGCCCGGCACGCCGCCGTTTTTGCTGTACGTGGGAAGCGAAACCTACCCCTCTATCCGAAACAGCAGCGAGAAGTTTCAGCAGAAGCTGACCGCTCTGGGCCACCCCGCCGCCATGAAAGTGCTGCCAGGCAAAAAACATGTGCCCATGGTGTTGCAGCTATACTGGCAGCACAACATCATTTATCAGGATCTGCTTCAGTTTGTAGGAAGCAATGCCCAACCTCACGCGGCCCAATAG
- a CDS encoding methylated-DNA--[protein]-cysteine S-methyltransferase → MSEVSACLSSPLGLLEIRGSDAGLTTIRFVDEPAIGLHETRKEAVPQCLLEGYCQLQAYFNRELQHFSLSYAITQGTEFQRNVWAVLAQVEFGRTASYLDLARLLQNPGAVRAVGAANGQNPLAIVWPCHRIIGASGQLTGYAGGLARKRWLLAFERPATQGELFAL, encoded by the coding sequence ATGTCTGAAGTTTCTGCTTGTCTATCTTCTCCGCTAGGCCTACTCGAAATTAGAGGGTCAGACGCCGGCTTAACTACCATCCGTTTTGTGGATGAACCGGCCATAGGATTGCACGAAACCCGGAAAGAAGCAGTGCCCCAGTGTTTGCTGGAGGGCTATTGCCAGTTGCAGGCTTACTTCAACCGGGAGTTGCAGCATTTCAGCCTCTCCTACGCCATTACTCAGGGTACCGAATTCCAACGCAACGTGTGGGCGGTGCTGGCTCAGGTAGAGTTTGGCCGTACGGCCTCTTACCTTGACCTGGCTCGCCTGTTGCAAAACCCCGGGGCAGTACGCGCAGTGGGTGCCGCTAATGGCCAAAACCCCTTGGCCATTGTATGGCCCTGTCACCGGATTATTGGAGCCAGCGGCCAACTTACGGGCTACGCCGGCGGCCTGGCTCGCAAGCGGTGGCTGCTGGCGTTTGAGCGCCCCGCTACGCAGGGCGAGCTGTTTGCCTTATAA
- a CDS encoding M4 family metallopeptidase, giving the protein MTNKYPTAALLLLGGLAVSTAQAQDLSRVQSKELNDNGTPFLVNFKTQAGAYKLSQADQALKDQLQLTSDDQMLRAKTDIDELGFVHEKYNQYYKGIKVEQASYTVHARQNEVASISGQFERIKGLNTTPSLNAQAALQQAMAFVGAQKYMWQDAREEAGLKIMENNANATYQPKGELVIVRNSRTADRALAGKATLAWKFDIYAQQPVSRAYIYVDAHTGEVVLQDNIIKHAAATATFATAYSGTRSLANGTATGGYNLREVTRGLGIETYNCKKGSSYTAATDFIDADNNWTATEYNNANFDNVAGDAHFGAQATYDYWKLVHNRNSFDNAGAKIKSYVHFDDTPGDGVGYENAYWNGSVMTYGDGATTFKPLAALDVCGHEIGHAVCEKTANLTYQNESGAMNEGFSDIWGACVEARTVGVYGLTGKSTWLIGEEIKKSGGALRSMSSPNTYGQPDTYKGTYWKATTTSPTSANDYGGVHTNSGVLNYWFYLLAQGGSGTNDIGSAYSVTGVGIDAAAKIAYRTESVYLTASSTYANARTAAISAATDLYGAGSAQVTAVTNAWYAVGVGAAAGGTTPPPTTVTYCTSKGTSVAYEWIDYVKLGTIARTSGADGGYYDGTASSTSVAAGSSQTISFSAGFASTAYTEYWKVFIDYNQDGDFIDAGETVVSGSSSSTGTLTSTFTVPSTAKSGATRMRVVMSDASATTSCGSYSYGETEDYTINISGGTLAPETLPSLAGGTTLGAEVSKQLEIYPNPAADVLNISLPNGAQVQSVVITDLRGAKAAGVRFENGQLNVASLAKGLYMLTVSDGQKSFHQRFMKQ; this is encoded by the coding sequence ATGACCAACAAATACCCAACGGCAGCGTTGCTGCTGCTAGGCGGCCTGGCTGTATCTACTGCACAGGCGCAGGATTTGTCCCGCGTTCAGAGCAAAGAGCTCAACGACAACGGCACCCCATTTCTAGTCAACTTTAAGACCCAAGCCGGCGCGTACAAGCTTAGCCAGGCTGACCAGGCGCTTAAGGATCAGCTTCAACTGACCTCCGATGACCAGATGCTGCGGGCTAAAACCGACATCGATGAATTAGGCTTTGTGCACGAGAAGTACAATCAGTACTACAAGGGCATTAAGGTAGAGCAGGCTTCGTACACGGTGCACGCTCGCCAAAACGAAGTGGCCAGCATCAGCGGCCAGTTTGAGCGCATCAAGGGCCTGAACACCACACCTTCTCTGAACGCTCAGGCTGCACTGCAGCAGGCAATGGCCTTTGTAGGGGCCCAGAAGTACATGTGGCAGGACGCCCGCGAAGAGGCCGGCCTGAAGATTATGGAGAACAACGCCAATGCTACCTATCAGCCCAAGGGCGAACTGGTAATTGTGCGCAACTCCCGCACTGCCGACCGGGCGTTGGCTGGTAAAGCTACCCTGGCCTGGAAGTTTGATATCTATGCGCAGCAGCCAGTTAGCCGGGCCTACATTTATGTAGATGCGCACACGGGTGAGGTAGTACTGCAGGATAACATCATTAAGCACGCGGCCGCTACAGCCACGTTTGCTACTGCTTATAGCGGCACGCGCTCCCTGGCCAACGGTACCGCTACGGGTGGCTACAACCTGCGGGAGGTAACGCGGGGCTTGGGCATTGAAACCTATAACTGCAAGAAAGGCAGCAGCTACACTGCCGCCACCGACTTCATTGACGCTGACAATAACTGGACGGCAACGGAGTACAACAACGCCAACTTCGATAACGTGGCCGGCGATGCGCACTTTGGCGCGCAGGCCACCTACGATTACTGGAAGCTGGTGCACAACCGCAACTCTTTCGATAACGCGGGCGCCAAAATCAAGAGCTACGTGCACTTCGACGACACCCCCGGCGACGGTGTGGGCTACGAGAATGCCTACTGGAATGGCTCGGTAATGACCTACGGCGACGGCGCTACCACGTTCAAGCCCCTGGCGGCGCTAGACGTGTGCGGCCACGAAATTGGTCACGCCGTGTGCGAAAAGACCGCTAACCTGACTTACCAGAACGAGTCGGGCGCCATGAACGAAGGCTTCTCCGATATCTGGGGCGCTTGCGTAGAAGCCCGCACCGTTGGGGTGTATGGCCTCACGGGCAAATCAACCTGGCTCATTGGCGAGGAAATCAAGAAAAGCGGCGGCGCGCTACGCTCTATGAGCAGCCCCAACACCTACGGCCAGCCCGATACTTACAAAGGCACCTACTGGAAGGCTACTACCACCTCGCCTACCTCGGCTAACGACTACGGTGGAGTACACACCAACTCAGGCGTACTGAACTACTGGTTCTACCTGCTCGCGCAGGGCGGCTCAGGCACCAACGATATTGGCAGCGCTTACTCAGTAACCGGCGTAGGCATTGATGCCGCCGCTAAAATTGCTTACCGCACTGAGAGCGTGTACCTGACGGCTTCCTCTACCTACGCCAATGCTCGTACGGCGGCTATTTCTGCTGCTACCGATTTGTACGGCGCTGGCTCAGCCCAGGTAACGGCTGTTACCAATGCGTGGTACGCCGTGGGCGTTGGGGCTGCTGCGGGTGGCACTACTCCTCCCCCCACTACAGTGACCTACTGCACTTCAAAAGGCACCAGTGTGGCCTACGAGTGGATCGACTACGTGAAGCTGGGCACCATTGCCCGCACCTCCGGTGCTGACGGTGGGTACTACGATGGCACGGCTTCGTCTACGTCAGTAGCTGCCGGCTCCTCACAGACCATTAGCTTCTCGGCCGGCTTCGCCTCTACGGCTTACACCGAGTACTGGAAAGTGTTCATTGACTATAACCAGGACGGTGACTTCATCGATGCTGGCGAAACGGTGGTATCGGGCTCTTCTTCCAGCACGGGCACTCTCACCAGCACGTTCACGGTGCCATCTACGGCTAAGAGCGGCGCTACTCGCATGCGCGTAGTCATGAGCGACGCTTCAGCTACCACCAGCTGCGGCAGCTACAGCTACGGCGAAACCGAAGATTACACCATCAACATCAGCGGTGGTACGCTGGCTCCCGAAACCCTGCCTTCACTGGCCGGTGGCACTACTCTCGGGGCAGAGGTATCCAAGCAGCTGGAAATCTATCCGAACCCAGCCGCCGATGTACTGAACATCTCCCTGCCAAATGGCGCTCAGGTGCAGTCAGTAGTTATCACGGACCTGCGCGGTGCTAAAGCAGCGGGCGTACGCTTCGAGAACGGTCAGCTTAATGTGGCTTCACTGGCTAAAGGCCTATATATGCTCACCGTAAGTGACGGACAGAAGTCGTTCCATCAGCGCTTCATGAAGCAATAG